The following nucleotide sequence is from Sphingomonas panacisoli.
CCAACATTTGGATGCAGATGTGCGCGCGAGGTTTTGGATATTCACGCCCGCAGGTCGCAAGTGCGCGCCACCCCTATCCGTTGAGCGAGCTCCACCGACCAGCCGATCGCGGATGCGCGCGCCCAAGGTATTCTGCCCGTCCTGCTCGAAAATCACGACACGCTGATGCGATTCATTGCCGCGCAGAGCGTCGCCCGCACGGTGCGGCTGCTCCTGGGTCGAGAACTGTCAGGCAGCTGTTCGCAAAATATCGTCAAAAGCCGCCGTTGTGCCTACACCTAGCAGGCTTGATGACGCCGCCGATGACTGGCCGGCGGCCTCTCCCACACCATTGAAAACTTTTAGATGTAGCGCACCCGCGCAGCAGATTGGCGTCGCCGCATCGAAGCCCCGATCGCCCCGAACCCGACAATCATCATTGCCCACGTCGCCGGCTCGGGCACTGCGCCAAACAGGTTCCGATTAAAGGCGTAGGCACCAAGCTGATAGCCAGAGGCCAATCCCTGCTGATCATCGAAGCTAAAGTGGATGCCGCCGTATTCCCGGCTCTTCGAATCATCGAGCGCTGCCGCATCGAAGCTATCCCAACAACGTGTACCGACAGTGTTGGTGGCGCAGAATCCGACCCCGGTCCCATATACAAGATCAAGAATACTTGCCGCGGTACCGGCGACGGTCGAATGCGCGGAAATGTAGCTCTGGAACGGTGGCGCTACCAGCAACGACTGCCATGTCGGATCGGCGGTCGTGAGTGGGTTGCCGTCGATGTCTGCGTTCTGGATCGCGGTCACGGGGCGCCAGATGTTATACAGGTTCTTAGCGTCGAACGCGGTAATCGGCGCGTCGGCGATTGCAGTGGTCAGCGTCGCGAAAATGCGAGCGTTTTCCAGTGGGGACTTTCCGCTCGCCAGTGATTGGTCGATCGCGGCTGCGAGATAGGGGCGCTCTGGATCGTTTTCCCAAAAGAATGCGCTGGCCGTCTGATCCGCAGTTCGAACGATGCTGTTAATCGAGCCTATCGCCTCGACGTCGTTGAG
It contains:
- a CDS encoding PEPxxWA-CTERM sorting domain-containing protein, encoding MQNKVAAAAGFAALTFVTVPASAQVAPGGDPVLYWNQIAMANIDGDPGLGGRAYAMVNIAVHDAINATMGSPDRSYTGSVANGGGDSRAAAAVAAHDVLVNLYPTKTAAFDAALTASLATIGNGSAKTTGMATGQAFASATIAARASDGFIAPFPTYTPTGQPGNYVPTTPGPGFPVDGQFATATPFVMTSPTQFRPGPPPALDSIAYAVSLNDVEAIGSINSIVRTADQTASAFFWENDPERPYLAAAIDQSLASGKSPLENARIFATLTTAIADAPITAFDAKNLYNIWRPVTAIQNADIDGNPLTTADPTWQSLLVAPPFQSYISAHSTVAGTAASILDLVYGTGVGFCATNTVGTRCWDSFDAAALDDSKSREYGGIHFSFDDQQGLASGYQLGAYAFNRNLFGAVPEPATWAMMIVGFGAIGASMRRRQSAARVRYI